One genomic region from Vibrio cyclitrophicus encodes:
- a CDS encoding inorganic phosphate transporter, with product MDILANYGTVLIIVAAAFGFLMAIGIGANDVANAMGTSVGSKALTVKQAIIIAMIFEFAGAYLAGGEVTDTIRKGVIETSLFADQPDVLVYGMMSALLAAGTWLLLASYMGWPVSTTHSIIGAIIGFACVSVGTEAVDWNSVQGIVGSWIVTPLISGIFAYLIFVSAQRLIFDTENPLFNAKRFVPVYMFITTMVIALVTIKKGLKHVGLHLSNSEAWMWSAGVSGLIMVGGYLYIQKKFANREEDHGFTGVEGIFSVLMVITACAMAFAHGSNDVANAIGPLSAVVSTVEHMGEISGKSTIAWWILPLGGIGIVVGLATMGHKVMATVGTGITELTPSRGFAAQLATACTVVLASGTGLPISTTQTLVGAVLGVGFARGIAALNLGVVRNIVASWIVTLPAGALLAVVFFYAIQAVFSV from the coding sequence ATGGATATCCTTGCTAACTACGGCACTGTCCTGATTATTGTTGCAGCAGCTTTCGGTTTCTTGATGGCTATTGGTATTGGTGCAAATGACGTTGCGAACGCAATGGGCACCTCAGTAGGCTCTAAAGCTCTAACCGTAAAACAAGCGATCATTATCGCAATGATCTTTGAATTCGCAGGTGCTTACCTTGCGGGCGGTGAAGTAACTGACACAATCCGTAAAGGTGTTATCGAAACATCTCTTTTCGCAGACCAACCTGACGTACTTGTTTACGGCATGATGTCTGCACTACTTGCTGCTGGTACATGGCTACTTCTAGCGTCATACATGGGCTGGCCAGTATCAACAACTCACTCAATCATCGGTGCAATCATCGGTTTTGCGTGTGTGTCTGTAGGTACAGAAGCAGTAGACTGGAACAGTGTTCAAGGTATTGTTGGTAGTTGGATTGTCACACCGTTGATTTCCGGTATTTTCGCCTATCTCATTTTTGTCAGTGCTCAACGACTGATATTCGATACAGAAAACCCGCTATTCAATGCGAAACGTTTTGTACCTGTATACATGTTCATTACCACAATGGTCATTGCACTTGTAACGATCAAGAAAGGTCTTAAGCACGTAGGTCTTCACCTAAGCAACTCTGAAGCGTGGATGTGGTCTGCTGGCGTATCTGGCCTGATCATGGTCGGCGGCTACCTATACATTCAGAAGAAATTTGCTAACCGCGAAGAAGACCATGGCTTTACTGGCGTAGAAGGCATCTTCAGCGTACTAATGGTTATCACAGCTTGTGCGATGGCATTTGCACACGGCTCAAACGATGTAGCAAACGCGATTGGCCCACTATCAGCGGTTGTTTCAACGGTTGAGCACATGGGTGAAATCTCAGGTAAGAGCACCATCGCATGGTGGATTCTTCCTCTAGGTGGTATTGGTATCGTTGTTGGTCTTGCGACCATGGGCCATAAAGTAATGGCAACCGTAGGTACTGGTATTACAGAACTAACACCTAGCCGTGGCTTTGCAGCTCAACTAGCGACAGCATGTACAGTTGTATTGGCTTCTGGTACTGGTCTTCCAATCTCAACCACACAAACATTAGTTGGTGCGGTTCTGGGTGTAGGTTTTGCTCGTGGTATCGCGGCGCTGAATTTAGGTGTTGTACGTAACATCGTTGCATCTTGGATTGTAACGCTACCAGCAGGTGCTCTGCTTGCTGTTGTATTCTTCTACGCAATTCAGGCTGTGTTTAGCGTGTAA
- a CDS encoding TIGR04211 family SH3 domain-containing protein, with protein MKKLISLVLFAMLAAPAAFAQDRYIADKLFTYMHSGPNNTFRIIGSVDAGEKITYLQTNKSTGYTQVQDSRGRKGWVESKFVSTQESMALRMPKLEKELAEVKGKLANARQSADSEKAGLASSLESRNKQIAELEQNYSEISQQLTSSQTENRELRAKLDTQKDDLLLKYFMYGGGVAGIGLLLGLVLPHIMPRRRKSPNGWA; from the coding sequence GTGAAAAAACTGATTAGCTTAGTTTTGTTCGCAATGCTTGCGGCTCCAGCTGCCTTTGCACAAGACCGTTATATTGCTGACAAACTATTTACTTATATGCATTCTGGCCCAAACAATACGTTCCGTATCATCGGTAGTGTTGACGCTGGTGAGAAGATTACCTACTTACAAACGAACAAGAGCACGGGTTACACCCAGGTTCAAGACAGCCGTGGCCGTAAAGGTTGGGTTGAAAGTAAGTTTGTAAGCACACAAGAAAGCATGGCACTGCGCATGCCTAAGCTAGAAAAAGAACTCGCTGAAGTAAAAGGCAAGCTAGCGAATGCTCGTCAGAGTGCTGACAGCGAAAAAGCAGGCCTAGCGAGCTCTCTAGAGTCTCGTAACAAGCAGATTGCTGAACTAGAACAGAACTACAGTGAAATTAGCCAACAGCTAACGAGCTCTCAAACAGAGAACCGTGAACTACGCGCTAAACTAGACACTCAAAAAGATGATCTACTATTGAAGTACTTCATGTACGGTGGTGGTGTTGCTGGTATTGGTCTACTTCTGGGCCTTGTCCTACCACACATTATGCCTCGTCGTAGAAAGTCACCAAACGGCTGGGCGTAA
- a CDS encoding general secretion pathway protein GspB has product MSRIMHELKQSELRGYQSHHVPNSAMAISKKKGSSVAMGLLFMLVPSLIVGGTLAYQSYNDQQQSPSAKQPVDVVQLEQAPQPDVEVEIAEAGTQSVDTASEGVKNKALFAVRAAPVSQTLAALPRQAVYAQIDSDSGNRAGGSNVSAANADNHTQATASSDSSTVQSSAQPTASDESRDLQSDSDLLQGLDFSELPPDLALKLESIMGEQQDAPEPMDSRPATQTESQRIELESHSNSLSGVLPKLDLQTHMYSSSETKRWVKVNGQEVAQGDWIGQDIQLLEIKPQSIVIEFNQQKIEIPALYEWKG; this is encoded by the coding sequence ATGTCACGCATTATGCACGAGCTTAAACAATCTGAGCTTAGAGGTTATCAAAGTCATCATGTACCGAACTCTGCAATGGCGATCAGTAAAAAGAAAGGTTCCTCGGTTGCTATGGGCTTACTCTTTATGTTGGTTCCTTCCTTGATAGTGGGTGGAACTTTAGCTTATCAATCGTATAACGACCAACAACAGTCACCATCAGCAAAGCAACCCGTTGACGTCGTGCAACTAGAACAGGCACCTCAACCAGACGTTGAAGTTGAAATAGCTGAGGCTGGTACGCAAAGTGTGGATACTGCGTCAGAAGGAGTTAAAAACAAAGCGTTGTTTGCTGTTCGTGCTGCTCCGGTAAGTCAGACATTAGCAGCACTGCCACGCCAAGCGGTTTATGCACAGATTGACTCAGATAGCGGCAATCGTGCTGGTGGCTCAAACGTGAGTGCGGCAAACGCAGACAACCATACACAAGCGACAGCCAGCTCTGATTCATCAACGGTGCAATCATCAGCTCAACCTACAGCGAGCGATGAGAGCCGTGATTTGCAATCGGACAGTGATTTACTGCAAGGGCTAGACTTCAGTGAACTGCCTCCTGATCTGGCGTTGAAGCTTGAATCGATTATGGGAGAGCAGCAAGACGCGCCCGAACCAATGGATTCAAGACCAGCAACACAAACGGAATCTCAGAGAATAGAACTCGAGTCTCATAGCAATAGCTTATCTGGAGTGTTACCCAAGTTAGATCTACAAACTCACATGTACTCAAGCAGTGAAACGAAGCGTTGGGTCAAAGTGAATGGCCAAGAAGTGGCGCAAGGAGACTGGATAGGACAGGACATTCAGTTGCTTGAGATTAAGCCTCAATCGATAGTGATTGAATTCAATCAGCAGAAGATAGAAATTCCCGCGCTGTATGAATGGAAAGGCTAG
- a CDS encoding ExeA family protein — MYKEYFGFVEMPFSIVPNSRYLFLSQRHQEAMQNLQAGLGEGGGFAMLTGEVGTGKTTVAKAMLSSLDSQTQAGLILNPTFSNTDLLEAVCDEFEVEYPEQASLKQLTQAIHHFLLDSHAEGIQTLLVIDEAQHLAADVLEQLRLLTNLETDSRKLLKVLLVGQPELQQHLQTTQLRQLAQRITGRYHLLPLNIEETGKYIAFRLETAGGEQMLFSNRSVKLIAQYTHGIPRLINLVCDKALQLSFHDGERAPSNDTVSRACQQIMAFQAEVYHVEKPRMAYVAPKLIQYASVAVLSIGLAFATFNFAPSYIDSWLSTEPLSEASIEASPTVQRSLVVGSPELVLQPESSKFALPQHIQQHLMQGTNRSLAIKDLYTLWGYQSSLRDGLCLSEPQSVFVCEQHQSNLESLLELGVPVVLELDIEQEPVFAVLYGASEDSVELLVNEKLLVMPKRSLEQIWQGDYVAIWKQPLRETLKEGYQGEAVALLDLLLSEVLDDVVSGSDIFDSELKMKVEAFQIWQGMSVDGIAGKRTLARLQRLAQLDSPKLMSLDGGAS; from the coding sequence ATGTATAAGGAATATTTTGGCTTCGTTGAGATGCCATTTTCGATTGTACCAAATTCTCGCTATTTGTTTTTGAGTCAGCGTCACCAAGAGGCGATGCAGAACCTACAAGCCGGTTTAGGCGAAGGTGGGGGCTTTGCAATGCTCACCGGTGAGGTTGGTACAGGGAAAACTACGGTCGCCAAGGCAATGCTGTCCTCTCTCGATAGTCAGACTCAAGCTGGCCTTATACTTAACCCTACATTTTCCAATACTGATTTACTTGAAGCTGTCTGCGATGAGTTTGAGGTTGAGTACCCTGAGCAGGCATCGTTGAAACAATTGACTCAGGCGATTCATCACTTCTTACTCGATAGCCATGCCGAAGGCATTCAAACTTTATTGGTGATCGATGAAGCCCAACATCTCGCAGCCGATGTGCTGGAGCAGTTGCGTCTTCTGACTAATTTAGAAACTGACAGTCGTAAATTATTAAAAGTTTTGTTGGTTGGTCAGCCTGAATTACAGCAACACTTACAAACCACTCAGCTACGTCAACTAGCGCAGCGTATTACGGGGCGTTATCACTTGCTGCCACTCAATATTGAGGAAACTGGCAAGTACATCGCGTTTCGTTTGGAAACGGCGGGTGGCGAGCAGATGTTGTTTTCAAATCGCTCGGTTAAGTTAATTGCCCAATATACCCATGGCATCCCAAGGTTGATTAACTTGGTGTGTGATAAAGCGCTTCAGCTCTCTTTTCATGATGGTGAACGAGCTCCTTCGAATGACACGGTTAGCCGAGCTTGCCAACAGATCATGGCCTTTCAAGCCGAGGTTTATCACGTTGAAAAACCTCGCATGGCTTATGTGGCTCCAAAGTTAATCCAATACGCAAGTGTTGCTGTGTTAAGCATTGGTTTAGCATTCGCGACCTTTAATTTCGCGCCATCGTATATCGACTCCTGGTTATCTACTGAGCCTTTAAGCGAAGCGAGCATTGAAGCCTCTCCAACCGTTCAGCGCTCTTTGGTGGTAGGCTCACCAGAATTGGTCTTGCAACCTGAATCTTCAAAATTTGCATTACCACAACACATTCAGCAGCATTTGATGCAGGGAACCAACCGTTCTCTGGCGATTAAAGATCTCTATACTTTATGGGGTTATCAGTCTTCACTACGTGATGGCTTGTGTTTAAGTGAGCCGCAAAGTGTTTTCGTATGTGAGCAACACCAGTCCAATCTAGAGTCCTTATTAGAGCTTGGTGTGCCTGTTGTCCTTGAGTTAGATATTGAGCAAGAACCTGTGTTCGCGGTACTTTATGGTGCGTCCGAAGATTCGGTGGAATTATTAGTTAATGAAAAGCTTTTGGTAATGCCTAAGCGATCTCTAGAGCAAATATGGCAAGGTGATTATGTCGCGATTTGGAAACAGCCATTAAGAGAGACGCTTAAAGAAGGTTATCAAGGCGAGGCAGTTGCACTGCTTGATCTGTTACTTTCTGAAGTTTTGGATGATGTTGTATCTGGCAGTGATATTTTCGATAGCGAATTGAAAATGAAGGTCGAAGCCTTTCAAATTTGGCAAGGGATGTCGGTAGATGGTATCGCTGGAAAACGCACGCTAGCAAGACTTCAAAGGTTAGCTCAACTCGATTCTCCTAAGCTGATGTCACTGGATGGAGGTGCAAGCTAA
- a CDS encoding multifunctional CCA addition/repair protein — protein MLAVKSSSDKTFRGDKLQIFDSLPKENGLQRYLVGGAVRDQLLNTESYDKDWVVVGSTPQEMESLGFTAVGKDFPVFLHPKTKEEHALARTERKSGSGYTGFECYFAPDVSLEEDLMRRDLTINAIAQDDKGQLYDPYHGERDLSDRILRHVSDAFIEDPLRVLRVARFAAKLHHLNFTVAPETMDMMSKIVQSGELAHLTAERVWQEWHKSLSTSHPEVFLSVLRECGALAVVLPEIDALFGVPQPEKWHPEIDTGIHTLMVARQAALLSQSLPVRFAAQVHDLGKGVTPEKEWPSHKMHCHTGLKIIKRLCQRVRVPNEFRDLSLLVCEQHSNIHRASELKPATFLKILNKFDVWRKPDRLDNILLCCQADHAGRKGLEDQPYPQKARFEVAYQAALQVEVKSIIADGFQGKEIREEQEKRRAAAIENALSELTNT, from the coding sequence TTGCTTGCAGTAAAGTCCAGCAGTGATAAAACATTTCGAGGTGATAAGTTGCAAATATTCGATAGCCTACCAAAAGAGAATGGGCTACAACGCTATCTCGTCGGCGGTGCGGTACGCGACCAACTGCTCAACACTGAAAGTTATGATAAAGATTGGGTGGTCGTCGGAAGTACTCCTCAAGAGATGGAGAGCCTTGGCTTTACCGCTGTCGGGAAGGATTTCCCTGTCTTCTTACATCCAAAAACCAAAGAAGAGCACGCACTGGCTCGTACCGAAAGAAAGTCTGGCTCAGGTTACACCGGCTTCGAATGTTACTTTGCGCCAGACGTAAGTTTGGAAGAAGATCTGATGCGTCGAGATTTGACGATCAACGCTATTGCTCAAGATGACAAGGGCCAACTTTACGATCCTTACCATGGCGAGAGAGATCTCTCTGATCGAATTCTAAGACACGTTTCTGATGCGTTTATAGAGGATCCTCTACGAGTGCTGCGCGTCGCTCGCTTTGCAGCAAAACTTCACCATCTTAACTTCACGGTTGCACCTGAAACCATGGATATGATGAGTAAGATCGTCCAATCCGGTGAACTCGCACACCTCACCGCAGAACGAGTTTGGCAAGAGTGGCATAAGTCTCTTAGTACATCACATCCAGAGGTGTTCCTTTCCGTTTTAAGAGAATGTGGCGCATTGGCTGTTGTATTACCTGAAATTGATGCTCTATTTGGCGTACCTCAGCCTGAAAAATGGCACCCTGAGATCGACACGGGGATTCACACTCTGATGGTTGCTCGACAAGCAGCACTCTTAAGCCAGTCATTGCCTGTGCGCTTTGCTGCTCAAGTGCACGACTTAGGCAAAGGCGTCACACCAGAGAAAGAATGGCCAAGCCACAAAATGCATTGTCACACTGGTTTAAAGATCATTAAAAGGCTTTGCCAAAGAGTACGAGTGCCCAATGAGTTTAGAGATTTATCACTGCTGGTATGCGAGCAACACTCTAATATCCATCGAGCAAGTGAGCTCAAACCAGCCACTTTCCTCAAAATTCTCAATAAGTTCGATGTTTGGCGTAAACCAGATAGGCTAGATAACATATTACTTTGCTGCCAAGCTGATCACGCAGGTCGTAAAGGATTAGAAGATCAGCCTTATCCTCAGAAAGCGCGTTTTGAAGTGGCTTACCAAGCGGCGCTTCAAGTCGAGGTTAAATCGATTATTGCCGATGGTTTTCAAGGTAAAGAGATTCGAGAAGAGCAAGAGAAACGCAGAGCTGCAGCCATTGAAAACGCATTATCAGAGCTCACTAATACTTAG
- a CDS encoding undecaprenyl-diphosphate phosphatase, which translates to MSYFEAFILALVQGFTEFLPISSSAHLILPSAVLGWEDQGLAFDVAVHVGTLAAVVIYFRKEVVSLLSAFFGSVFKGDRSKEAKLAWMIILATIPACIFGLLMKDIVELYLRSAWVIATTTIIFGLLLWWVDKNSSLRDDEYQAGWKKALFIGLAQAMAIIPGTSRSGATITAALYLGFTREAAARFSFLMSIPIITLAGGYLGLKLVTSGDPIHVGTLLTGVAVSFISAYICIHFFLKLISRMGMTPFVIYRLILGCGLFAFLMMQ; encoded by the coding sequence ATGAGTTATTTTGAAGCGTTTATATTGGCGTTGGTACAAGGCTTTACTGAATTTCTACCTATTTCCAGTTCAGCACACTTAATCCTTCCTTCCGCGGTATTGGGTTGGGAAGATCAAGGTTTGGCTTTTGATGTTGCAGTACATGTTGGTACGTTGGCTGCAGTGGTTATTTATTTCCGCAAAGAAGTGGTCTCTTTGTTGAGTGCGTTTTTTGGCTCGGTATTTAAGGGTGATCGCAGTAAAGAAGCGAAGTTAGCGTGGATGATCATTCTCGCAACGATCCCGGCATGTATCTTTGGCTTGTTGATGAAAGACATTGTTGAGCTTTACTTGCGTAGCGCGTGGGTGATTGCAACGACGACGATCATTTTTGGCCTATTGCTATGGTGGGTGGATAAGAATTCAAGCCTACGTGATGACGAATACCAAGCGGGTTGGAAAAAGGCTTTGTTTATTGGCCTGGCTCAAGCAATGGCGATTATCCCGGGAACGTCTCGTTCTGGCGCAACCATTACTGCAGCGCTTTACCTTGGCTTTACTCGTGAAGCGGCAGCTCGATTCTCTTTCTTGATGTCTATTCCAATCATCACTTTGGCTGGTGGCTACTTGGGTCTTAAGTTGGTGACAAGCGGTGACCCAATCCATGTTGGCACTCTGCTAACGGGTGTTGCGGTGTCTTTCATCAGTGCTTACATCTGTATTCACTTCTTCTTGAAGCTTATTTCACGCATGGGTATGACACCATTTGTTATCTACCGCCTAATTCTAGGTTGTGGTCTGTTTGCTTTCTTAATGATGCAATAA
- the folK gene encoding 2-amino-4-hydroxy-6-hydroxymethyldihydropteridine diphosphokinase — translation MTIAYVGVGTNIDRDKHARVAWTELQSLGTNLKCSKIYHCEPVGFKSHSFYNFVIELDTSLSLTEFSQQLRKIEFKWGRSEDAHKLQDRKLDLDIVLFGEVVSESDPELPRSDIYKYPFVTQPLYDLCPARVIPQDGRTVGEIWQKMQQLDSLSVVDIKL, via the coding sequence ATGACAATAGCCTATGTTGGTGTCGGCACGAACATAGACCGCGACAAGCATGCAAGGGTGGCATGGACAGAGCTTCAATCGTTAGGGACTAACCTTAAATGCTCTAAAATCTATCACTGTGAGCCTGTGGGGTTTAAAAGCCACTCGTTTTATAACTTTGTGATAGAACTCGACACATCACTATCATTGACTGAATTTTCACAGCAACTGCGTAAGATTGAGTTTAAATGGGGTCGCTCTGAAGACGCTCATAAGCTTCAAGATCGAAAGCTCGATCTTGATATTGTGCTGTTTGGAGAGGTGGTTTCTGAGAGCGATCCAGAATTACCACGCAGTGATATTTATAAATATCCTTTTGTAACACAACCACTTTATGATCTCTGTCCTGCGAGAGTCATCCCGCAAGACGGACGAACCGTCGGTGAAATATGGCAGAAGATGCAGCAACTAGACTCGCTCTCTGTCGTAGACATAAAACTATAA
- the folB gene encoding dihydroneopterin aldolase, translating to MALDKVFIEQLEVITTIGVYDWEQEIKQKLVLDIEMAHDNRPAGKSDDVVDALDYSTVSTAVLDHIANGRFLLVERVAEEVAELIMTQFSVPWIKIRLAKPGAVPQAKAVGVIIERGQA from the coding sequence ATGGCACTGGATAAAGTTTTCATTGAACAGCTAGAAGTAATTACAACGATCGGTGTTTACGATTGGGAACAAGAGATTAAACAAAAACTTGTACTTGATATTGAAATGGCTCATGACAACCGCCCTGCGGGAAAAAGTGACGATGTAGTCGATGCTTTGGATTATTCGACAGTGAGCACTGCGGTATTAGATCATATTGCTAATGGTCGCTTCTTATTGGTTGAACGTGTAGCAGAAGAAGTCGCTGAATTGATCATGACTCAATTCTCTGTGCCTTGGATTAAGATCCGTTTGGCTAAACCTGGCGCAGTGCCACAAGCGAAAGCTGTGGGTGTGATCATCGAACGAGGTCAGGCATGA
- the plsY gene encoding glycerol-3-phosphate 1-O-acyltransferase PlsY, giving the protein MTPLALIMIIAAYLLGSISSAVLICRVLRLPDPRTVGSNNPGATNVLRLGGKGAAAAVLLCDMLKGTIPVWLGYYLNIDSIILGVVAIAACLGHMYPIFFHFKGGKGVATALGAIAPIGFDLTGMIMATWLVVAFLFRYSSLAALVTVLLAPFYAWLVKPQYTLPVAMLCCLIVLRHHQNIRRLLDGSEPKLGQKKSA; this is encoded by the coding sequence ATGACCCCTTTGGCACTTATCATGATCATTGCAGCCTATTTGCTAGGTTCAATTTCGAGTGCGGTCTTGATATGCCGAGTCTTAAGACTTCCTGATCCAAGAACGGTAGGCTCCAACAATCCAGGGGCCACCAATGTACTCCGCTTGGGCGGTAAAGGCGCCGCGGCAGCCGTGCTACTTTGTGACATGCTTAAAGGCACCATTCCAGTCTGGCTTGGCTACTACCTCAATATCGACTCGATCATTTTAGGCGTTGTCGCTATTGCTGCATGCCTTGGTCATATGTACCCGATATTCTTCCACTTCAAAGGCGGTAAAGGCGTTGCCACCGCACTTGGAGCCATCGCACCAATTGGATTCGATTTAACAGGCATGATCATGGCGACATGGTTAGTGGTGGCATTTTTGTTTCGTTATTCTTCTTTAGCGGCATTGGTTACTGTGTTGCTTGCGCCTTTCTACGCTTGGTTAGTCAAACCTCAATACACACTGCCAGTAGCCATGTTGTGTTGCTTAATCGTTCTACGTCACCATCAGAATATTCGTCGCTTACTCGATGGCAGTGAACCAAAACTCGGGCAAAAAAAATCGGCTTAA
- a CDS encoding alpha/beta fold hydrolase has product MNKFTVDNQSMTYLDEGQGPVVVFGHSYLWDSAMWKPQIDALKAQYRCIVPELWSHGESQAAPSSMRNLKDYAQHVLALLDHLEIEEFSVVGLSVGGMWGAELAELAPARIKSLVLMDTFVGLEPEVAHAKYFHMLDTITQTKMVPQPIVEAVVPLFFANDAQTNTPTLVDGFTQQLSSLEGDKAEEVARIGRMVFGRRDMIEVVENFALPVLIAVGQEDKPRPALESYLMHDCITGSELVVIPGAGHISSLEQPEFVNAMLKTFLDKHLL; this is encoded by the coding sequence ATGAACAAGTTTACTGTAGATAATCAGTCAATGACGTACCTCGATGAAGGTCAAGGCCCTGTCGTAGTATTCGGCCACAGCTATCTTTGGGATAGTGCGATGTGGAAGCCACAGATCGATGCGCTAAAAGCGCAGTATCGTTGTATTGTTCCAGAGCTTTGGTCTCATGGTGAATCTCAAGCTGCACCAAGTTCAATGCGTAACCTAAAAGATTACGCTCAGCACGTTTTGGCTCTGCTTGATCATTTAGAGATCGAAGAATTCTCAGTGGTTGGTTTATCGGTTGGCGGTATGTGGGGAGCAGAGTTAGCGGAACTTGCACCTGCACGCATCAAGTCTTTGGTTCTAATGGATACTTTCGTAGGCCTAGAGCCAGAAGTTGCTCATGCTAAATACTTCCACATGTTAGACACCATTACTCAAACCAAGATGGTGCCTCAACCGATTGTTGAAGCGGTGGTTCCATTGTTCTTTGCGAATGATGCTCAAACCAACACGCCAACTTTAGTGGACGGTTTTACTCAGCAGTTATCATCACTTGAGGGTGATAAGGCTGAAGAAGTAGCGCGAATCGGTCGAATGGTGTTTGGACGTCGCGATATGATTGAAGTGGTAGAGAACTTTGCATTGCCAGTTTTGATTGCCGTTGGACAAGAAGATAAGCCACGTCCAGCATTGGAATCTTACTTAATGCACGATTGCATTACAGGCAGTGAGTTAGTGGTGATTCCTGGGGCGGGTCATATTAGTTCGCTAGAGCAGCCAGAGTTTGTTAACGCTATGCTGAAGACGTTTTTAGATAAACATCTGCTGTAA
- the tsaD gene encoding tRNA (adenosine(37)-N6)-threonylcarbamoyltransferase complex transferase subunit TsaD, with protein sequence MRIIGIETSCDETGIAIYDDEQGLLSHQLYSQVKLHADYGGVVPELASRDHVKKTIPLIKAALAEANLTSKDIDGVAYTAGPGLVGALLVGATIGRSIAYAWGVPAVPVHHMEGHLLAPMLEDNPPPFPFVALLVSGGHTMMVEVKGIGEYRILGESIDDAAGEAFDKTAKLMGLDYPGGPLLSRLAEKGTPGRFKFPRPMTDRPGLDMSFSGLKTFAANTIRANDNDDQTRADIAYAFQEAVCATLVIKCKRALAETGMKRIVIAGGVSANKQLRIELEALAKKIGGEVYYPRTEFCTDNGAMIAYAGMQRLKNGETADLSVHATPRWPIDQLEPIA encoded by the coding sequence ATGCGCATTATTGGTATTGAAACCTCTTGTGATGAAACAGGAATCGCGATTTATGATGATGAGCAAGGGCTGCTTTCTCATCAATTATACAGCCAAGTAAAACTGCACGCCGATTATGGTGGTGTGGTGCCTGAACTTGCATCACGTGACCACGTGAAAAAGACCATTCCACTGATTAAAGCGGCATTAGCGGAAGCTAACTTGACCTCCAAAGACATTGATGGTGTTGCTTACACGGCTGGCCCAGGTTTAGTTGGTGCACTGCTCGTGGGTGCAACGATTGGTCGTAGTATTGCTTATGCGTGGGGCGTGCCTGCTGTGCCAGTGCACCATATGGAAGGTCACCTTCTTGCGCCAATGTTAGAAGATAACCCGCCACCATTCCCATTTGTGGCTCTGCTGGTTTCTGGCGGACATACCATGATGGTAGAAGTGAAAGGCATCGGCGAGTATCGAATTCTTGGTGAATCGATTGATGATGCGGCCGGTGAAGCTTTTGATAAGACCGCGAAGTTGATGGGTTTAGATTACCCAGGTGGTCCATTGCTGTCTCGTTTAGCAGAAAAAGGCACTCCAGGTCGTTTTAAGTTCCCGCGTCCAATGACCGATCGTCCAGGGCTCGATATGAGCTTTTCTGGTCTAAAAACATTTGCTGCGAACACGATTCGTGCGAATGACAACGACGATCAGACACGTGCTGATATCGCTTACGCGTTCCAAGAAGCCGTTTGTGCGACCTTGGTAATCAAATGTAAGCGTGCCTTGGCGGAAACGGGCATGAAACGTATAGTGATTGCTGGTGGTGTAAGTGCCAACAAACAGCTACGTATTGAGCTTGAAGCGCTGGCGAAGAAAATCGGTGGTGAGGTGTACTACCCACGCACTGAGTTCTGTACTGATAACGGTGCGATGATTGCTTACGCGGGTATGCAACGCCTTAAAAATGGTGAAACGGCTGATTTGTCTGTTCATGCCACGCCGCGTTGGCCAATTGACCAACTAGAGCCAATTGCTTAA
- the rpsU gene encoding 30S ribosomal protein S21, translating to MPIVKVRENEPFDVALRRFKRSCEKAGILSEVRRREHYEKPTTVRKRAKAAAQKRHAKKLARENARRVRLY from the coding sequence ATGCCAATAGTTAAAGTACGTGAAAACGAACCGTTCGACGTTGCACTACGTCGTTTCAAGCGCTCTTGTGAAAAAGCAGGTATCCTTTCTGAAGTGCGTCGTCGTGAGCATTACGAAAAACCAACTACAGTTCGCAAACGCGCTAAAGCAGCAGCTCAAAAGCGTCACGCTAAGAAGCTAGCTCGCGAAAACGCACGTCGCGTTCGCCTGTACTAA